Proteins from a genomic interval of Rhizobium etli CFN 42:
- the mtaB gene encoding tRNA (N(6)-L-threonylcarbamoyladenosine(37)-C(2))-methylthiotransferase MtaB, producing the protein MSGIEVITFGCRLNTYESEVMKAQAEKAGLNNAVLVNTCAVTGEAVRQARQAIRRARRDNPHARIIVTGCAAQTEKETFAAMAEVDAVLGNEEKLSSASYRSLPDFGVSAEEKLRVNDIMSVKTTAPQMIRHIDGHVRAFIQVQSGCDHRCTFCIIPYGRGNSRSVPMGAVVDQARRLADSGYREIVLTGVDATSYGSDLPGTPTLGLLAKTLLKQIPDIRRLRLSSIDSIEADAHLMDLIAEEPRFMPHLHLSLQHGDDMILKRMKRRHSRADALRFIEDVRRLRPEMSFGADMIAGFPTETEEMFANAVRLAEEAGIAHLHVFPYSPRPGTPAARMPQLDRSLVKDRAARLRDTGHRLHQSHLDGMVGTRQWLLVENNGLAHTENFTLVAAADLRPGELVPVTITGHNGKHLDMQLTAAAA; encoded by the coding sequence GTGAGCGGCATCGAGGTCATTACCTTCGGCTGCCGCCTCAACACATATGAATCCGAAGTGATGAAGGCGCAGGCCGAGAAGGCCGGGCTCAACAATGCCGTCCTGGTCAATACCTGTGCGGTGACCGGTGAGGCCGTGCGTCAGGCCCGCCAGGCGATCCGCCGGGCGCGGCGCGACAATCCGCATGCCCGCATCATCGTTACCGGTTGCGCCGCGCAGACTGAGAAAGAGACCTTCGCCGCCATGGCAGAGGTCGACGCCGTGCTTGGCAACGAGGAGAAGCTTTCGAGCGCCTCCTATCGCAGCCTGCCTGATTTTGGGGTTTCGGCCGAAGAGAAGCTGCGGGTCAACGATATCATGAGCGTGAAGACGACGGCGCCGCAGATGATCAGGCATATCGATGGCCATGTGCGCGCCTTCATTCAGGTGCAGAGTGGGTGCGACCATCGCTGCACCTTCTGCATCATCCCCTACGGTCGCGGCAATTCCCGCTCCGTGCCGATGGGAGCCGTCGTCGACCAGGCCCGCAGGCTCGCCGACAGCGGTTACCGCGAGATCGTCCTGACCGGGGTCGACGCCACCAGCTATGGCAGCGATCTGCCGGGAACCCCGACCCTCGGGCTTCTCGCCAAGACGCTCTTGAAGCAGATTCCGGATATCCGCCGCCTCAGGCTTTCCTCGATCGACAGCATCGAGGCCGACGCCCATCTGATGGATCTCATCGCCGAAGAACCGCGCTTCATGCCGCATCTGCATCTGTCGCTGCAGCATGGCGACGACATGATCCTCAAGCGGATGAAGCGCCGGCATTCGCGCGCCGATGCGCTGCGTTTCATTGAGGACGTACGCCGTCTTCGCCCGGAGATGAGCTTCGGCGCCGATATGATCGCCGGCTTCCCCACCGAAACCGAAGAGATGTTCGCCAATGCCGTGCGGCTAGCCGAAGAGGCCGGTATCGCGCATCTGCACGTTTTCCCCTACAGCCCGCGTCCCGGCACGCCGGCCGCCCGCATGCCGCAGCTCGACCGGTCGCTCGTCAAGGATCGAGCCGCGCGGCTCCGCGACACTGGACATAGGCTGCATCAATCCCATCTCGATGGCATGGTCGGAACCCGGCAGTGGCTGCTTGTCGAAAACAACGGCCTGGCGCATACGGAAAACTTCACGCTGGTCGCGGCCGCCGACCTTCGTCCCGGCGAACTTGTGCCGGTGACGATCACCGGCCACAATGGCAAGCATCTCGACATGCA
- the trmD gene encoding tRNA (guanosine(37)-N1)-methyltransferase TrmD, protein MAFRARVLTLYPEMFPGHLGFSLAGKAMERGQWSLDLVQIRDFATDRHRTVDDTPAGGGAGMVLKADVLARAIDSAGENDPRPRLLMSPRGRPLTQQRVRELAAGDGVVIVCGRFEGVDQRVIEARGLEEVSVGDYVLSGGEPAALIVLDAIIRILPGVMGNDLSGLHESFEGGLLEHPHYTRPQEWEGREIPSILTSGNHGAIEKWRHEEAVRLTRERRPDLFEKVESEKNG, encoded by the coding sequence ATGGCTTTCCGGGCGCGCGTACTGACACTTTATCCGGAAATGTTTCCGGGGCATCTTGGCTTCTCGCTCGCCGGCAAGGCGATGGAGCGTGGGCAATGGTCGCTGGATCTGGTGCAGATTCGCGATTTCGCCACCGACAGACACCGCACCGTCGATGACACGCCGGCCGGCGGCGGCGCCGGCATGGTGCTGAAGGCTGACGTTCTCGCCCGCGCGATCGACAGTGCCGGTGAAAATGACCCCCGCCCGCGCCTGCTGATGAGCCCGCGTGGCCGGCCGCTGACGCAGCAGCGCGTGCGCGAGCTTGCGGCGGGTGACGGCGTCGTTATCGTCTGCGGCCGCTTCGAGGGCGTCGACCAGCGGGTGATCGAAGCGCGCGGACTGGAAGAGGTCTCGGTCGGCGACTACGTGCTGTCGGGCGGCGAGCCGGCGGCGCTGATCGTGCTCGATGCGATCATCCGCATCCTGCCCGGCGTGATGGGCAACGATCTTTCCGGCCTGCATGAAAGCTTCGAAGGCGGACTGCTGGAACATCCGCATTATACGAGGCCGCAGGAGTGGGAAGGCCGGGAAATCCCCTCCATTCTGACATCCGGCAACCACGGCGCCATCGAAAAGTGGCGCCACGAGGAGGCGGTGCGGCTGACGCGGGAGCGGCGGCCGGATCTCTTCGAAAAGGTTGAATCAGAGAAAAACGGCTGA
- the dapF gene encoding diaminopimelate epimerase, giving the protein MSATVEFARMNGLGNKILVVDMRGRSDKVTPAAAVALNADPQTEFDQIMAIHDPKADGTDAFIDILNSDGSKAQACGNGTRCVVQALAAETGRKAFTFQTVAGILNAIEHEDGTISVDMGKPVFDWDRIPLAEEFHDTSRIELQIGPIDNPLLHSPSAMSMGNPHAIFWVDKDVMSYDLARFGPLLENHPMFPERANITLAQVTSPTTMTTRTWERGAGLTLACGSAACSAAVSAARTGRTGRKVKINVASAKPPAMLSIEWRERDDHVIMTGPAEWEWSGRLDPATGCWSRDDAREVEAQ; this is encoded by the coding sequence ATGAGCGCAACGGTCGAATTCGCGAGGATGAACGGGCTTGGCAACAAGATCCTGGTCGTCGACATGCGCGGTCGGTCCGACAAGGTGACGCCGGCGGCGGCGGTCGCGCTCAATGCCGATCCGCAGACGGAGTTCGACCAGATCATGGCGATCCATGATCCGAAGGCGGACGGCACCGATGCTTTCATCGACATTTTGAATTCCGACGGCTCGAAGGCGCAGGCCTGCGGCAACGGTACGCGCTGCGTCGTGCAGGCGCTCGCCGCCGAGACCGGGCGAAAGGCCTTCACCTTCCAGACGGTCGCCGGGATCCTCAATGCCATCGAGCACGAGGACGGGACGATCTCCGTCGATATGGGCAAGCCGGTCTTCGATTGGGACAGAATCCCGCTCGCGGAAGAATTCCATGACACCAGCCGCATCGAGCTGCAGATCGGCCCGATCGACAATCCGCTGCTGCATTCGCCGTCGGCCATGTCGATGGGCAATCCGCATGCGATCTTCTGGGTGGACAAGGACGTGATGTCCTATGATCTCGCCCGCTTCGGGCCGCTGCTGGAAAACCATCCGATGTTTCCCGAGCGCGCCAATATCACGCTGGCGCAGGTGACCTCGCCGACAACGATGACAACGCGCACTTGGGAGCGCGGCGCCGGCCTGACGCTTGCCTGCGGTTCGGCCGCCTGTTCTGCCGCCGTCAGCGCCGCGCGCACCGGCCGCACCGGCCGCAAGGTAAAGATCAATGTGGCAAGCGCCAAGCCGCCGGCCATGCTTTCGATCGAGTGGCGCGAGCGCGACGACCACGTCATCATGACCGGCCCGGCCGAATGGGAGTGGTCGGGCAGGCTCGATCCTGCGACCGGTTGCTGGTCGCGAGATGATGCCCGAGAGGTCGAGGCGCAGTGA
- a CDS encoding basic amino acid ABC transporter substrate-binding protein, with the protein MLFRRTVLASFAALTLSPLAVSAAELPDLGGKSVVVVTENAYPPLQFVDPKSGKAIGWEYDAMNEIAKRLNFKVEYQNTSWDAMIQAVSDGQYNIGMTGITIKDDRKQKVDFSDPYMRSQQFMLVRGDEKRFTDAKSFAAFNDGLIGAQPGTSPFYTAVYEILDGNEQNPRIKLFETFGATVQALKTGDVDLVLTDSVAAKGYVDSSNGGLKVVGEPLGTEDFGFIFPKGSDLVGPINAAIAELKADGTFDALNKKWFLDYKMGE; encoded by the coding sequence ATGCTGTTTCGCCGCACCGTTCTTGCGAGCTTCGCCGCTCTTACGCTTTCGCCCCTGGCCGTATCGGCTGCCGAACTGCCCGATCTCGGCGGCAAGAGCGTCGTCGTCGTCACCGAGAATGCCTATCCGCCGCTCCAGTTCGTCGATCCGAAATCCGGCAAGGCGATCGGCTGGGAATATGATGCGATGAACGAGATCGCCAAGCGGCTGAACTTCAAGGTCGAATATCAGAACACCAGCTGGGACGCGATGATCCAGGCGGTGTCCGACGGCCAGTATAACATCGGCATGACCGGCATCACCATCAAGGACGACCGCAAGCAGAAAGTCGACTTCTCCGATCCCTATATGCGTTCGCAACAGTTCATGCTGGTGCGCGGCGACGAGAAGCGTTTCACCGACGCCAAGAGCTTTGCCGCCTTCAACGACGGTCTGATCGGCGCCCAGCCCGGCACTTCGCCTTTTTATACCGCCGTCTATGAAATCCTCGATGGCAACGAACAGAACCCGCGCATCAAGCTTTTCGAAACCTTCGGCGCAACCGTGCAGGCGCTGAAAACAGGCGACGTCGATCTCGTCCTGACCGACAGCGTCGCTGCCAAGGGCTATGTCGATTCCTCGAATGGCGGGCTGAAAGTGGTCGGCGAACCGCTTGGCACCGAGGACTTCGGCTTCATCTTCCCGAAGGGTTCCGATCTCGTCGGTCCGATCAATGCTGCCATCGCAGAGCTGAAGGCGGACGGCACCTTCGATGCGCTGAACAAGAAGTGGTTCCTCGACTACAAGATGGGCGAATAA
- the leuC gene encoding 3-isopropylmalate dehydratase large subunit yields the protein MSAPRTLYDKIWDDHLVDEQADGTCLLYIDRHLVHEVTSPQAFEGLRMSGRKVRAPEKTLAVVDHNVPTSPDRHLGIKNEESRIQVEQLAKNAAEFNVEYYSENDKRQGIVHIIGPEQGFTLPGMTIVCGDSHTSTHGAFGSLAHGIGTSEVEHVLATQTLIQKKAKNMLVQVDGQLPAGVTAKDIVLAIIGEIGTAGGTGYVIEYAGEAIRSLSMEGRMTICNMSIEGGARAGLIAPDEITFEYIKGKPRAPKGEALEQAIAYWKTLKSDEGAHFDRIVKLNAAELPPIVSWGSSPEDVVSVQGIVPNPDEIQDETKRASKWRALDYMGLKPGTKMTDIAVDRVFIGSCTNGRIEDLRAAAKVVEGKTVASTVNAMIVPGSGLVKEQAEAEGLDKIFKAAGFDWREPGCSMCLAMNDDRLKPGERCASTSNRNFEGRQGFKGRTHLVSPTMAAAAAIAGHFVDIREWN from the coding sequence ATGAGCGCACCGCGCACCCTCTACGACAAGATCTGGGACGACCATCTGGTCGACGAACAGGCCGACGGAACCTGTCTTCTCTACATCGACCGCCATCTGGTCCACGAAGTCACCTCGCCGCAGGCTTTCGAAGGACTGCGCATGAGCGGCCGCAAGGTTCGCGCGCCGGAAAAGACGCTCGCCGTCGTCGACCACAACGTTCCGACGTCGCCGGATCGTCATCTCGGCATCAAGAACGAGGAAAGCCGCATCCAGGTCGAGCAACTCGCCAAGAACGCTGCCGAGTTCAACGTCGAATATTATTCCGAGAACGATAAGCGCCAGGGCATCGTCCACATCATCGGGCCGGAACAGGGCTTCACCCTGCCGGGCATGACGATCGTCTGCGGCGACAGCCACACCTCCACCCATGGCGCCTTCGGCTCGCTCGCCCACGGCATCGGCACGTCGGAGGTCGAGCACGTGCTCGCCACCCAGACGCTGATCCAGAAGAAGGCCAAGAACATGCTGGTGCAGGTCGACGGCCAGTTGCCGGCAGGCGTCACCGCCAAGGATATCGTTCTGGCCATCATCGGTGAGATCGGCACCGCAGGCGGCACCGGCTACGTCATCGAATATGCCGGCGAAGCGATCCGTTCGCTTTCGATGGAGGGCCGTATGACGATCTGCAACATGTCAATCGAAGGCGGCGCCCGTGCCGGCCTCATTGCCCCTGACGAAATCACCTTCGAATATATCAAGGGCAAGCCGCGCGCGCCGAAGGGCGAAGCGCTGGAACAGGCGATCGCTTACTGGAAGACGCTGAAATCAGACGAAGGCGCTCATTTCGACCGTATCGTCAAACTGAACGCCGCCGAGCTGCCGCCGATCGTCTCCTGGGGCTCCTCGCCTGAGGACGTCGTCTCGGTTCAGGGCATCGTACCGAATCCGGATGAAATCCAGGACGAAACGAAGCGTGCCTCCAAGTGGCGTGCGCTTGATTATATGGGCCTGAAGCCGGGCACGAAGATGACCGACATCGCTGTCGATCGCGTCTTCATCGGCTCCTGCACCAACGGCCGCATCGAAGACCTGCGCGCCGCTGCCAAGGTCGTCGAGGGCAAGACCGTCGCCTCGACTGTCAACGCGATGATCGTTCCGGGCTCCGGCCTCGTCAAGGAACAGGCGGAAGCCGAAGGCCTCGACAAGATCTTCAAGGCCGCCGGCTTCGACTGGCGCGAGCCGGGCTGCTCCATGTGCCTTGCCATGAACGACGACCGCCTGAAGCCGGGCGAGCGTTGCGCCTCAACCTCGAACCGCAATTTCGAAGGCCGTCAGGGATTCAAGGGCCGCACGCATCTCGTGTCGCCGACCATGGCCGCCGCCGCCGCGATCGCCGGACACTTCGTCGATATCCGCGAATGGAACTGA
- the rplS gene encoding 50S ribosomal protein L19 gives MNIIQQLEAEQAAKIEAKRTLPEFSPGDTVRVNVKVTEGNRTRVQAYEGVCIARSGGGLQENFTVRKISYGEGVERVFPVYSPMIESVDVVRRGKVRRAKLYYLRDRRGKSARIVEDTGVRARKLNDAERAAVAEEKARIDAEKVAAAQALAAEKAAAEAAEAKAAAEAAAAAETAAE, from the coding sequence ATGAACATCATTCAGCAGCTCGAGGCCGAACAGGCCGCCAAGATCGAAGCCAAGCGCACCCTCCCCGAATTCTCCCCGGGCGACACCGTCCGCGTCAACGTGAAGGTCACGGAAGGCAATCGTACCCGCGTTCAGGCCTATGAAGGCGTCTGCATCGCCCGCTCCGGCGGCGGCCTGCAGGAAAACTTCACGGTTCGCAAGATCTCCTACGGCGAAGGCGTCGAGCGCGTATTCCCGGTCTACTCGCCGATGATCGAAAGCGTCGACGTCGTCCGCCGCGGTAAGGTCCGTCGCGCCAAGCTCTACTACCTGCGTGACCGTCGCGGCAAGTCTGCTCGTATCGTTGAAGACACCGGCGTTCGCGCCCGCAAGCTCAACGACGCCGAACGCGCCGCCGTTGCCGAGGAAAAGGCACGCATCGACGCTGAAAAGGTTGCAGCCGCTCAGGCGCTCGCCGCCGAAAAGGCAGCGGCAGAAGCTGCGGAAGCCAAGGCCGCCGCTGAAGCAGCAGCAGCCGCTGAAACGGCAGCAGAATAA
- the rpsP gene encoding 30S ribosomal protein S16, with the protein MALKIRLARGGSKKRPYYHVVLADARSPRDGRFLENLGSWNPMLAKDDEKRVQLNAERIKHWLDNGAQPTDRVLRFLNEAGVAKREAKNNPIKAKPGKRAQERAAEKAQKAADAAAAADAAE; encoded by the coding sequence ATGGCACTGAAAATTCGTCTCGCCCGCGGTGGCTCCAAGAAGCGCCCGTACTACCACGTCGTTCTCGCCGATGCGCGCAGCCCGCGTGACGGCCGCTTTCTCGAAAACCTCGGTTCCTGGAACCCGATGCTCGCCAAGGACGACGAGAAGCGCGTTCAGCTGAACGCCGAGCGCATCAAGCACTGGCTCGACAACGGTGCCCAGCCGACCGACCGCGTTCTGCGCTTCCTCAATGAAGCCGGCGTTGCCAAGCGCGAAGCCAAGAACAACCCGATCAAGGCAAAGCCCGGCAAGCGCGCCCAGGAACGCGCCGCCGAAAAGGCTCAGAAGGCCGCTGACGCCGCTGCTGCTGCCGACGCCGCAGAATAA
- a CDS encoding aldo/keto reductase, whose protein sequence is MTAQPIITFHDGHSIPQVGLGVWQTPQEIAAPTVRTAIAAGYRHIDTASGYDNEEGVGEGIRSSGLDRKDIFVTTKLRNTDQGYDNALRAFDGSLKKLGSDYVDLYLIHWPSPHRGLYTETWKAFVRIREEGRARSIGVSNFYPEHLERIIGETGVVPVINQIELHPDFQQRAAQEAHKKLDIITESWSPLGQGKFISNEVIGAIANKHRKTPAQVIIRWHIDTGLVVIPKSVTPSRIEENFQVFDFKLDADDMAAIAKLDTAGARMGPDPMTAAF, encoded by the coding sequence GTGACCGCACAACCCATCATCACTTTCCATGACGGACATTCCATTCCCCAGGTCGGTCTCGGTGTCTGGCAGACGCCGCAGGAGATTGCCGCGCCGACAGTACGCACTGCCATTGCCGCCGGCTATCGGCATATCGATACGGCTTCTGGTTACGACAATGAAGAGGGTGTCGGCGAAGGTATCCGCTCGTCCGGCCTCGACCGCAAGGATATCTTCGTCACCACCAAGCTCAGGAATACCGACCAGGGCTACGACAATGCGTTGCGCGCCTTCGACGGCAGCCTCAAGAAGCTTGGCTCCGACTATGTCGACCTCTATCTCATTCACTGGCCGTCGCCGCATCGCGGCCTCTACACCGAGACCTGGAAGGCATTCGTGCGCATCCGCGAAGAGGGCCGCGCCCGCTCGATCGGCGTATCGAATTTCTATCCCGAACATCTCGAGCGCATCATCGGCGAGACCGGCGTCGTTCCGGTCATCAATCAGATCGAGCTGCACCCCGACTTCCAGCAGAGGGCGGCCCAGGAAGCTCACAAGAAACTTGATATCATCACCGAATCCTGGAGCCCGCTTGGCCAGGGCAAATTCATCTCGAACGAGGTCATTGGGGCGATCGCCAACAAGCATCGGAAGACGCCGGCCCAGGTTATCATCCGCTGGCATATCGATACCGGCCTCGTCGTCATCCCGAAATCGGTCACGCCATCGCGCATCGAAGAGAACTTCCAGGTGTTCGATTTCAAGCTCGATGCCGACGACATGGCGGCGATCGCCAAGCTCGACACTGCCGGCGCCCGCATGGGGCCGGATCCAATGACAGCGGCTTTCTGA
- a CDS encoding amino acid ABC transporter permease: MAPQPFLRHEKDDRPWWLGVLILIGILLAVVITTNDIYTQVFRTVVNGVGVTVFVTLVAFMLATVLGLGIALLGLADSIVLRQIARFYIEIIRGIPMLVLLFYVAFVGAPGFVASYNFVITPLVKSGVAEPILVRDLSLMWRAIIALMIGYSSFIAEIFRAGFQSVDIGQIEAAKSLGLSRYRRFRLVVFPQAIRVIFPPLSNDFVSMVKDSSLVSVLGVADITQMGKVYASGSFRFFETYSIVTYIYLILTIGLSLFLRRIEKKMKQMPRR; encoded by the coding sequence ATGGCGCCACAACCATTCCTGCGGCATGAGAAGGACGACCGTCCCTGGTGGCTGGGCGTCCTTATCCTGATCGGCATCCTCCTCGCCGTCGTCATCACCACCAACGACATTTACACGCAGGTCTTCCGAACCGTAGTGAACGGCGTCGGCGTCACCGTGTTCGTGACGCTCGTCGCCTTCATGCTGGCAACGGTGCTTGGTCTCGGTATCGCGCTGCTCGGCTTGGCCGACAGCATCGTGCTGCGCCAGATCGCCCGTTTCTACATTGAGATCATCCGCGGCATCCCGATGCTCGTGCTGCTCTTCTACGTCGCCTTTGTCGGTGCACCGGGTTTTGTTGCATCCTATAACTTCGTCATCACGCCCTTGGTGAAGAGCGGCGTCGCTGAACCGATCCTCGTGCGCGACCTGTCCCTGATGTGGCGCGCCATCATCGCGCTGATGATCGGCTATTCCTCCTTCATTGCCGAAATCTTCCGTGCCGGTTTCCAGTCGGTCGATATCGGCCAGATCGAAGCGGCCAAGTCTCTCGGCCTGTCGCGCTACCGCCGCTTCCGGCTCGTCGTCTTCCCGCAGGCGATCCGGGTTATCTTCCCGCCGCTTTCCAACGACTTCGTCTCGATGGTGAAGGACTCATCGCTCGTCTCCGTCCTCGGGGTGGCCGATATTACCCAGATGGGCAAGGTCTACGCCTCCGGCTCCTTCCGCTTCTTCGAGACCTATTCGATCGTCACCTATATCTACCTGATCCTGACGATCGGCCTGTCGCTTTTTCTGCGGCGGATCGAAAAGAAGATGAAGCAGATGCCGCGGCGCTGA
- a CDS encoding chorismate mutase: protein MIDPDVKAQLASYRQSIDNIDAALVHMLAERFRCTKEVGVLKAKYNLPPADPAREEYQIERLRQLAKAANLDPDFAEKFLNFVIKEVIRHHEQIAADHAEQSAAAR, encoded by the coding sequence ATGATTGATCCAGACGTCAAAGCCCAGCTCGCGAGCTATCGTCAGTCGATCGACAACATCGATGCCGCTCTCGTGCACATGCTGGCCGAACGCTTCCGCTGCACTAAAGAGGTCGGCGTGCTGAAGGCCAAATACAATCTGCCGCCGGCCGATCCGGCGCGCGAGGAATACCAGATCGAACGCCTTCGCCAGCTGGCGAAGGCCGCCAATCTGGATCCGGATTTCGCCGAGAAGTTCCTGAACTTCGTCATCAAGGAAGTCATCCGGCATCATGAGCAGATCGCTGCGGATCACGCTGAACAGAGCGCCGCAGCCCGATAA
- the ffh gene encoding signal recognition particle protein, giving the protein MFENLQDRLGSILNGLTGRGALSEADVSAALREVRRALLEADVALDVVRSFTDRVREKAVGAEILKSIKPGQMVVKIVHDELIEMLGGEGVGIDLHAPAPVVVMMVGLQGSGKTTTTAKIAHRLSTREKKKVLMASLDTRRPAAQEQLRQLGAQASIDTLPVITGQSPTDIAARAVQAAKLGGHDVVILDTAGRTHIDEPLMVEMADIKKRSNPHEILLVADSLTGQDAVNLARNFDERVGITGLVLTRMDGDGRGGAALSMRAVTGKPIKLIGVGEKMSELEEFHPRRIADRILGMGDIVSLVERAAENIDAEKAAAMAAKMAKGKFDLDDLADQLRQMQKMGGMGGIMGMMPGMAGMKDKMAAAGLDDKLFGRQIAIIQSMTKAERANPDLLKHSRKKRIAAGSGTDAAAINKLLKMHRQMADMMKMMGGKGKGGMMKQMMSGLAGKMGLGSGMGGGMPDLSNIDPRQLEALQKQAEAAGLGKPGGGMPGLGGLPGGLPGLGGAKLPGLGGGFPGLPGLPKKK; this is encoded by the coding sequence ATGTTTGAAAACCTCCAGGACCGTCTTGGATCCATTCTGAATGGACTGACAGGCCGTGGCGCGCTTTCGGAAGCCGATGTCTCCGCAGCGCTGCGCGAGGTTCGCCGTGCGCTGCTCGAAGCAGACGTCGCGCTCGATGTCGTGCGCTCCTTCACCGACCGCGTGCGTGAAAAGGCTGTCGGCGCCGAGATCCTGAAGTCGATCAAGCCCGGCCAGATGGTCGTCAAGATCGTCCATGACGAACTGATCGAGATGCTCGGCGGCGAAGGTGTCGGCATCGATCTGCATGCGCCCGCGCCCGTGGTCGTGATGATGGTCGGCCTGCAGGGCTCCGGCAAGACGACGACAACTGCCAAGATCGCCCATCGCCTGTCGACGCGCGAGAAGAAGAAAGTGCTGATGGCGTCGCTCGACACGCGCCGTCCGGCAGCCCAGGAGCAGCTTCGCCAGCTCGGCGCCCAGGCCAGCATCGACACGCTGCCTGTTATCACTGGCCAGTCGCCGACCGATATCGCCGCCCGTGCGGTGCAGGCGGCCAAGCTCGGCGGCCATGACGTCGTCATCCTCGATACCGCCGGCCGCACCCATATCGACGAGCCCTTGATGGTCGAGATGGCCGACATCAAGAAGCGCTCGAACCCGCATGAAATCCTGCTGGTCGCCGACAGCTTGACCGGCCAGGATGCCGTCAACCTCGCCCGCAACTTCGATGAACGCGTCGGCATCACCGGTCTGGTGCTGACCCGCATGGACGGCGACGGCCGTGGCGGTGCTGCCCTGTCGATGCGCGCCGTCACCGGCAAGCCGATCAAGCTGATCGGCGTCGGCGAGAAGATGAGCGAGCTCGAGGAATTCCATCCCCGCCGCATCGCCGACCGCATCCTCGGCATGGGCGACATCGTCTCGCTCGTCGAGCGCGCGGCTGAGAACATCGACGCCGAGAAGGCGGCCGCCATGGCCGCCAAGATGGCCAAGGGCAAGTTCGATCTCGACGACCTCGCCGATCAGTTGCGCCAGATGCAGAAGATGGGCGGCATGGGCGGCATCATGGGGATGATGCCCGGCATGGCGGGCATGAAGGACAAGATGGCTGCCGCCGGCCTCGACGACAAGCTGTTCGGCCGCCAGATTGCCATCATCCAGTCGATGACCAAGGCCGAGCGCGCCAATCCCGACCTCCTCAAGCATTCGCGCAAGAAGCGCATCGCCGCCGGCTCCGGCACCGATGCCGCCGCCATCAACAAGCTTCTGAAGATGCACCGCCAGATGGCCGACATGATGAAGATGATGGGCGGCAAGGGCAAAGGCGGCATGATGAAGCAGATGATGAGCGGCCTTGCCGGCAAGATGGGGCTTGGCAGCGGCATGGGTGGCGGCATGCCCGATCTCTCGAATATCGATCCCCGGCAGCTCGAAGCCCTGCAGAAGCAGGCCGAAGCGGCGGGGCTTGGAAAGCCGGGTGGGGGTATGCCCGGTCTCGGCGGTCTGCCGGGTGGTTTGCCTGGCCTCGGCGGCGCCAAGCTGCCGGGCCTCGGCGGTGGTTTCCCGGGATTGCCCGGTTTGCCGAAGAAGAAGTGA
- the rimM gene encoding ribosome maturation factor RimM (Essential for efficient processing of 16S rRNA) codes for MTKLENPVLMATIGGAQGLRGEVRAKAYTADPTALGDYGLLHSTDGRSFEILEIREMKNVVVVRFRGINDRNAAEALNGLELYIERDNLPDEELEDDEFYYADLEGLEALDDKGVSYGTVTGVFDFGAGDLLELKGPGKRPVLIPFSEASVLEIDLEAGTLLIDPLAAGLVDDPELSQFTAGKPKKKK; via the coding sequence ATGACAAAGCTTGAAAACCCCGTTCTGATGGCGACGATCGGCGGCGCGCAGGGGCTGCGCGGCGAAGTGCGCGCCAAGGCCTACACGGCCGATCCCACCGCGCTCGGCGATTACGGCCTTTTGCACAGCACGGACGGACGCAGCTTCGAAATCCTCGAAATCCGCGAGATGAAGAACGTCGTCGTCGTCCGCTTCCGCGGCATCAACGACCGCAACGCCGCCGAAGCGCTGAACGGACTTGAACTCTACATCGAGCGAGATAACCTGCCGGACGAGGAACTCGAGGACGACGAATTCTATTATGCCGATCTCGAAGGGCTCGAAGCGCTTGATGACAAGGGCGTCAGCTACGGAACGGTCACCGGCGTCTTCGATTTCGGCGCCGGCGATCTCCTGGAGCTCAAGGGACCGGGCAAGCGCCCCGTTCTCATTCCCTTCTCGGAAGCCTCTGTGCTGGAAATCGATCTCGAAGCCGGCACGCTCCTGATCGATCCGCTTGCGGCGGGACTGGTCGACGACCCCGAGCTTTCGCAGTTCACTGCGGGCAAGCCGAAAAAGAAGAAGTAA